One window of the Brevibacterium limosum genome contains the following:
- the prcB gene encoding proteasome subunit beta encodes MAGFPPAFLSSTSNSFVELARSLAPEALPHPGGRDLAEQAPDGTTIICFRTAGGILMAGDRRATIGNLIASHSMEKVDAADDFSVIGIAGTAGVALDLIRLFQLELEHYEKIEGARLSLNGKANRLAAMLRGNLGLAMQGLTVVPLFAGVDESRPQGQIFSFDVTGGKYEEHRFHSIGSGSGFARGALKKLWRADLDHEQAISVAVEALFDASDDDSATGGPDFVRRIAPTICTVDLDNGVTEIDSATVLDTATEVVARRTAAAR; translated from the coding sequence ATGGCAGGATTCCCTCCTGCCTTCTTGAGTTCGACGAGCAACTCCTTCGTCGAACTCGCCCGCTCCCTGGCGCCCGAAGCGCTGCCGCACCCCGGCGGCCGGGATCTGGCCGAACAGGCCCCGGACGGCACGACGATCATCTGCTTCCGCACGGCCGGCGGAATACTCATGGCCGGTGACCGGAGGGCGACGATCGGCAACCTCATCGCGTCGCATTCGATGGAGAAGGTCGATGCCGCCGATGACTTCTCCGTCATCGGCATCGCCGGCACCGCCGGTGTCGCACTCGACCTCATCCGGCTGTTCCAGCTCGAGCTCGAACACTACGAGAAGATCGAAGGCGCGCGCCTCTCGCTCAACGGCAAAGCCAACCGCTTAGCGGCGATGCTGCGCGGAAACCTCGGCCTGGCGATGCAGGGTCTGACCGTCGTCCCGCTGTTCGCCGGAGTCGACGAATCGAGACCGCAGGGTCAGATCTTCAGCTTCGACGTCACCGGCGGAAAGTACGAAGAGCACCGGTTCCATTCCATCGGCTCCGGATCCGGGTTCGCCCGCGGGGCACTGAAGAAGCTGTGGCGGGCCGATCTCGACCACGAGCAGGCGATCTCCGTGGCCGTCGAAGCCCTCTTCGACGCCTCCGACGACGATTCGGCGACCGGCGGGCCCGATTTCGTCCGCCGGATCGCCCCGACGATCTGCACCGTCGACCTTGACAACGGTGTCACCGAAATCGATTCGGCCACCGTCCTGGACACCGCCACCGAGGTCGTCGCCCGCCGCACCGCTGCCGCCCGGTGA
- the pafA gene encoding Pup--protein ligase — protein MARIYGLETEYGLAHTADSEGRRIGPEEIARYLFRPVVEWGRSSNVFLPNGSRLYLDVGSHPEYATAECDDLGDLLAQDRAGEGLMIDLLDKAQSALEADDIGGRVHMVKNNTDAAGNSYGSHENFLIRRTLDFNRLTTVLLPFLVSRQLLVGAGAVIPRRSAFAPDEEADRSEMMFGLSARSDVMWEGLSSATTRSRPIINARDEPHADAEKYRRLHVIVGDSSMSTATSALKIGSAVLMLDLIEQGARIPENGLRHPVRDIRLVARDLTGQVVLERTDGTTTTPLGLLGDYRDRAQRIVESGEHSLGDDDLAHYVIDLWTRMLTAVESQDFSSVDTEIDWVMKRTLIERSMQRGIADIADARIHRLDIAFHDITPATGLFPKLEAAGMAKSLVPAEAAERAKDTPPASTRAAIRGEFVRAAHAARRDYTVDWVHLRLNDESGRAVALKDPFATTHPQAETLIAGL, from the coding sequence GTGGCACGCATCTACGGACTCGAAACCGAATACGGACTCGCCCACACCGCCGATTCAGAGGGCCGCCGCATCGGCCCCGAGGAGATCGCCCGCTACCTCTTCCGACCCGTCGTCGAATGGGGCCGGTCCTCGAATGTGTTTCTCCCCAACGGGTCACGCCTCTACCTCGACGTCGGATCCCACCCGGAATACGCGACTGCCGAATGCGATGACTTAGGCGATCTGCTCGCCCAGGACCGGGCCGGCGAAGGCCTGATGATCGATCTGCTTGACAAGGCACAGTCCGCGCTCGAGGCCGACGACATCGGCGGACGCGTGCACATGGTCAAGAACAACACGGACGCGGCAGGAAACTCCTACGGTTCCCACGAGAACTTCCTGATCCGCCGCACACTCGACTTCAACCGGCTGACCACGGTGCTGCTGCCCTTCCTCGTCTCGAGGCAGCTGCTCGTCGGGGCCGGAGCCGTCATCCCCCGCCGTTCGGCGTTCGCCCCCGACGAGGAGGCCGACCGGTCGGAGATGATGTTCGGCCTCTCCGCCCGCTCCGATGTCATGTGGGAGGGACTGTCCTCGGCGACGACGCGGTCGCGACCGATCATCAACGCGCGCGACGAACCGCACGCGGACGCGGAGAAGTACCGGCGGCTGCACGTCATCGTCGGGGATTCCTCGATGTCGACGGCCACCTCGGCGCTCAAGATCGGATCCGCGGTGCTCATGCTCGACCTCATCGAACAGGGCGCCAGGATCCCGGAGAACGGGCTGCGCCACCCGGTGCGCGATATTCGTCTCGTCGCCCGCGACCTCACCGGGCAGGTCGTGCTCGAACGTACGGACGGGACCACGACGACTCCGCTGGGACTGCTCGGCGACTACCGGGATCGGGCCCAGCGGATCGTGGAATCCGGGGAGCACAGCCTCGGCGATGATGATCTCGCCCACTATGTCATCGATCTGTGGACACGGATGCTCACAGCCGTGGAATCCCAGGACTTCTCGAGCGTGGACACGGAGATCGACTGGGTGATGAAACGCACCCTCATCGAGCGGTCCATGCAGCGCGGCATCGCCGATATCGCCGATGCGCGCATTCACCGCCTCGACATCGCCTTCCACGACATCACCCCCGCAACGGGCCTGTTTCCCAAACTCGAAGCCGCCGGGATGGCGAAGAGCCTCGTTCCCGCCGAGGCGGCCGAGCGGGCCAAGGACACACCGCCGGCGAGCACGCGCGCTGCGATCCGCGGCGAATTCGTGCGCGCCGCTCACGCCGCCCGTCGGGACTACACCGTCGACTGGGTGCACCTGCGGCTCAACGACGAATCCGGTCGAGCAGTCGCGCTCAAAGACCCGTTCGCGACGACTCACCCGCAGGCGGAAACACTCATCGCGGGCCTGTAA
- the prcA gene encoding proteasome subunit alpha, which yields MSQAPFYVSPEQLMKDRADFARKGIARGRSVVVMRFDEGILLLAENPSPTLHKIAEIYDRIGFAAVGKYNEFETLRQAGVRYADLRGYSYDRTDVTARGLTNAYAQTLAGVFTTESKPFEVELVVAELGVAPEGDQLYRLSYDGSVIDETEHVAIGGQADAITASLAGVRSSQMTLREVFDHGVAALGAATQATLDTDALEAAVLDRTTTKQRTFRRLDDAAMSRLRED from the coding sequence ATGAGTCAGGCACCGTTCTACGTCTCGCCCGAACAGCTGATGAAGGACCGGGCGGACTTCGCCCGCAAGGGCATCGCCCGAGGCCGGTCCGTCGTCGTCATGCGCTTCGACGAAGGCATCCTGCTGCTGGCGGAGAACCCGTCACCGACGCTGCACAAGATCGCTGAGATCTACGACCGGATCGGCTTCGCCGCCGTCGGCAAATACAACGAATTCGAGACGCTGCGCCAGGCCGGAGTCCGCTACGCGGACCTGCGCGGGTACTCCTACGACCGCACCGACGTCACCGCTCGGGGACTGACGAACGCCTACGCACAGACGCTGGCCGGAGTCTTCACCACCGAATCGAAGCCCTTCGAAGTCGAACTCGTCGTCGCCGAGCTCGGAGTCGCACCGGAGGGGGACCAGCTCTACCGACTCAGCTACGACGGGTCCGTCATCGACGAGACCGAACACGTGGCCATCGGCGGTCAGGCCGATGCGATCACCGCCTCCCTGGCCGGAGTGCGCAGCTCGCAGATGACTCTGCGGGAAGTGTTCGACCACGGCGTGGCCGCGCTGGGAGCCGCCACCCAGGCGACCTTGGACACCGATGCGCTGGAGGCCGCTGTCCTCGACCGCACCACGACGAAGCAGAGGACATTCCGACGCCTCGACGATGCGGCGATGAGCCGACTGCGGGAGGACTGA
- a CDS encoding RecB family exonuclease yields the protein MAELTSLSPSRANDFIQCPLKFRFRSIDKLPEPPSQAAFRGTVVHSVLEKLFTAPAVERTAELAQTMLMPAWEELVEKDPDVLEIFVDESEKETFFTSARRLIDSYFVLEYPEHLEPEETEKFVRTKLDNGLELRGFIDRVDVAPGGERRLVDYKTGKQPKPQYGREAKFQMGFYALVVYRLSGELVHTLQLMYLGSRSVLKSHPTMAEVEQTQFEIDAIWKDIIASAESDRWRPKKSPLCNWCTFKPLCPAWGNTPPPTPEITKIVGA from the coding sequence ATGGCCGAGCTCACCAGTCTCTCGCCCTCCCGGGCCAACGACTTCATCCAATGCCCTCTGAAGTTCCGCTTCCGCAGCATCGACAAGCTGCCGGAGCCGCCTTCTCAGGCGGCATTCCGCGGCACGGTGGTCCATTCGGTGCTCGAGAAGCTGTTCACCGCACCGGCGGTCGAGCGCACGGCCGAACTGGCGCAGACGATGCTCATGCCGGCGTGGGAGGAGCTCGTCGAGAAAGACCCCGATGTGCTCGAGATCTTCGTGGACGAATCGGAGAAGGAGACGTTCTTCACATCGGCACGTCGGCTGATCGATTCCTATTTCGTTCTCGAGTATCCGGAGCATCTCGAACCGGAGGAGACGGAGAAGTTCGTCCGCACGAAGCTCGACAACGGACTCGAGCTGCGCGGGTTCATCGACCGGGTCGATGTCGCCCCTGGCGGCGAGCGGCGGCTCGTCGACTACAAGACGGGCAAGCAGCCGAAGCCGCAGTACGGGCGGGAGGCGAAGTTCCAGATGGGCTTCTACGCTCTCGTCGTCTATCGACTCTCCGGTGAACTCGTCCACACTCTGCAGCTGATGTACCTGGGTTCGCGCAGCGTGCTGAAGTCCCATCCGACGATGGCTGAGGTCGAACAGACGCAGTTCGAAATCGATGCGATCTGGAAGGACATCATCGCCTCAGCGGAGTCGGATCGGTGGCGGCCGAAGAAGTCGCCGCTGTGCAATTGGTGCACCTTCAAACCGCTGTGCCCGGCCTGGGGCAACACCCCTCCCCCGACTCCGGAGATCACGAAGATCGTCGGGGCGTAG
- the dop gene encoding depupylase/deamidase Dop, producing MLRVRRVMGAETEFGLSQPGNPRANPMRDSARVVDAYAGLRGLKSSQNFWDFATESPLADARGFFMNIADADATQLTHVPADDVEAQYLANVVTENGARYYVDHAHPEYSSPEVLTPRDIVTFDRAGDLVALESVRTLEKSAEPVNLYKNNTDSKGASYGTHENYLVDRSTDFDDIVAGLVPFFVTRQILCGSGRVGIGREGEGKGFQISSRADFFEAEVGLETTLRRPIVNTRDEPHADPAKYRRLHVIIGDATLAEPATFVRFGSTSLVLGLIEAGLAPRIELADPLQSLWDVSHDLGLSAPLPLADGTTKTALEIQEIFYSACLEHADPDDVETSEVLAEWRRFLDGLSTDPTTLADSIDWVAKWVLLSSYRSREGIDWDHPKLALIDVQYHDVRPEKGLFHKLERAGRIRRMTTDAEVEAAVTNAPDGTRAFLRSLAVSRLGEDLVAASWDSLVLNAGSFGVVRLPMHEPLKGTRELLADRVEGIGTAEGLLEALGVDRLSVKND from the coding sequence ATGCTCAGAGTCAGGCGCGTCATGGGGGCCGAGACCGAGTTCGGCCTCAGCCAGCCGGGCAACCCGCGGGCGAACCCGATGCGGGACTCGGCGCGTGTCGTCGACGCCTATGCCGGTCTCCGCGGGCTGAAGTCCTCCCAGAACTTCTGGGACTTCGCCACCGAGTCTCCGCTGGCCGATGCCCGCGGCTTCTTCATGAACATCGCCGACGCCGATGCCACCCAGCTGACCCACGTCCCGGCCGACGATGTCGAAGCCCAGTATCTGGCGAATGTCGTCACGGAGAACGGCGCCCGCTACTACGTCGACCACGCCCATCCCGAATACTCCTCCCCGGAGGTGCTCACCCCGCGCGATATCGTCACCTTCGACCGAGCCGGCGACCTCGTCGCATTGGAGTCGGTGCGGACGCTCGAGAAGAGCGCGGAGCCGGTCAATCTGTACAAGAACAACACGGACTCCAAGGGAGCTTCCTACGGCACCCATGAGAACTACCTCGTCGACCGGTCCACGGACTTCGATGACATCGTGGCCGGCCTCGTCCCGTTCTTCGTCACCCGTCAGATCCTGTGCGGATCGGGACGGGTCGGCATCGGTCGCGAGGGGGAGGGCAAAGGCTTCCAGATCTCGTCCCGGGCGGACTTCTTCGAAGCCGAAGTGGGACTCGAGACGACCCTGCGGCGGCCCATCGTCAACACCCGTGACGAACCGCACGCCGACCCGGCGAAGTACCGCCGTCTGCACGTGATCATCGGCGACGCCACGCTGGCGGAACCGGCGACGTTCGTCCGCTTCGGATCGACCTCCCTCGTCCTCGGACTCATCGAGGCCGGACTGGCGCCGCGGATCGAACTCGCGGATCCCCTGCAGTCGCTGTGGGACGTCAGCCACGACCTGGGCCTGTCGGCCCCGCTGCCGCTGGCCGACGGGACGACGAAGACGGCCCTGGAGATCCAGGAGATCTTCTATTCCGCCTGTCTCGAGCACGCCGACCCGGATGATGTCGAGACGAGCGAGGTGCTCGCCGAATGGCGCCGATTCCTCGACGGGCTCTCGACCGATCCGACGACTCTGGCCGACTCCATCGACTGGGTCGCCAAATGGGTGCTGCTGTCAAGCTACCGCTCCCGGGAAGGAATCGACTGGGACCATCCGAAGCTCGCCCTCATCGACGTCCAGTACCACGATGTGCGCCCGGAGAAGGGGCTGTTCCACAAGCTCGAACGGGCCGGACGCATCCGCCGGATGACCACAGACGCCGAGGTCGAAGCCGCCGTGACCAACGCCCCCGACGGGACCCGGGCGTTCCTGCGCTCCCTGGCGGTCAGCCGCCTCGGCGAGGATCTGGTGGCCGCGAGCTGGGATTCGCTCGTGCTCAACGCGGGATCCTTCGGCGTGGTGCGCCTGCCCATGCACGAACCGCTCAAGGGCACCCGCGAACTGCTTGCCGATCGGGTTGAGGGAATCGGGACCGCCGAGGGCCTGCTGGAGGCACTCGGAGTGGATAGACTGAGCGTGAAGAACGACTGA
- a CDS encoding tRNA (adenine-N1)-methyltransferase — MTQPLHSRPPRVLGRGEKVQLTDPKGRMHTFVLAPGEHFHTNKGLISHDDIIGRTEGIIVANSGGVDFQVFRPRYEDFVLSMPRGAAVVYPKDSGLIVTLGDIFPGSVVVEAGVGSGALSMALLRAVGAGGSVHSFELREEFATIAAGNIADFFDGEPENWSVTVGDLAETLPQTFGPGSVDRVVLDMLTPWNTLQAVSEALTPGGIVIAYVATVPQLSRFVEALRASGRFAEPESMEAMVRGWHVDGLAVRPDHRMIAHTGFLIMARRMADGISPLEKKKRPQGATAAAEDVAAWTGPEVTEAAIGTRTAHGKKLRRVMREAGRRLRDEPEGSGETPTTDVTDSPTDTSTGPKEDR; from the coding sequence ATGACTCAGCCACTGCATTCCCGGCCTCCGCGCGTTCTGGGCCGCGGAGAGAAGGTCCAACTCACCGACCCCAAGGGGCGGATGCACACCTTCGTGCTCGCCCCGGGTGAGCACTTCCATACGAACAAGGGCCTCATCAGCCACGATGACATCATCGGGCGCACCGAGGGAATCATCGTCGCGAACTCCGGGGGAGTGGACTTCCAGGTCTTCCGCCCACGGTACGAAGACTTCGTGCTCTCCATGCCCCGTGGGGCCGCGGTCGTCTACCCGAAGGACTCGGGGCTCATCGTCACCCTCGGCGACATCTTCCCCGGCTCAGTCGTCGTCGAGGCCGGCGTCGGATCCGGAGCCCTGTCGATGGCGCTGCTGCGTGCCGTGGGCGCAGGCGGGTCCGTGCATTCGTTCGAACTGCGAGAGGAATTCGCGACGATCGCGGCCGGCAACATCGCCGACTTCTTCGACGGCGAACCGGAGAACTGGTCGGTCACCGTCGGTGATCTCGCCGAGACCCTGCCGCAGACGTTCGGACCCGGCAGCGTCGACCGCGTCGTCCTCGACATGCTGACCCCCTGGAACACCCTCCAAGCCGTCAGCGAAGCGCTGACACCCGGCGGAATCGTCATCGCCTATGTGGCCACCGTCCCGCAGCTGTCCCGTTTCGTCGAAGCCCTGCGCGCTTCCGGCAGGTTCGCCGAACCCGAGTCGATGGAGGCCATGGTCCGCGGCTGGCACGTCGACGGACTCGCGGTCCGCCCCGACCACCGGATGATCGCCCACACCGGGTTCCTCATCATGGCCCGCCGGATGGCCGACGGCATCAGCCCGCTGGAGAAGAAGAAGCGCCCTCAGGGAGCCACCGCGGCCGCCGAGGATGTGGCGGCGTGGACGGGACCCGAGGTCACCGAGGCGGCCATCGGCACCCGCACCGCACACGGGAAGAAGCTGCGCCGGGTGATGCGCGAGGCCGGCAGACGCCTGCGCGACGAGCCCGAAGGATCCGGCGAAACGCCGACCACAGATGTCACAGACAGCCCGACCGACACGAGCACAGGGCCGAAGGAGGATCGATGA
- a CDS encoding site-2 protease family protein, with translation MAAKNHHPGASSGLRLGTVLGAPVILAWSWFLAAIVITILFTPWLNQVRPDLGIGAWFVAFAYAVLLFASVFLHELAHGVAGQFYGQKVAAIELNIWGGFTRFEPQMDNPRDKAAMTSFVISIVGPIVNIVLALLGWWCLSAASPTSVPWLLLIAVTFANVALGAINLLPGIPLDGGWALQAIMWRITGSQFLGTIVASWVGRIIAIGFIGWSVITPLLAGERPAPLTVAWMSLIAIMLWFSAGDAATHAKRARKMETYDLSQVIQPAIAATWDADLADTLDYANTLGNAKERTLIVVLDQKGLPYGLVDRHAAAGRLAETLEAVPAGEVARPLAGWIGVPKDITAPHLLESLTHRPKAQFSLVMDGNTLVGVIDLQEFFDELLAA, from the coding sequence ATGGCCGCGAAAAACCACCACCCCGGTGCGTCATCGGGTCTGCGCCTGGGCACCGTCCTCGGCGCGCCGGTGATTCTGGCATGGTCGTGGTTCCTCGCCGCCATCGTGATCACCATCCTCTTCACCCCGTGGCTCAACCAGGTCCGTCCCGATCTGGGCATCGGGGCATGGTTCGTGGCCTTCGCCTACGCCGTGCTCCTCTTCGCCTCCGTGTTCCTCCACGAGCTCGCGCACGGAGTGGCCGGCCAGTTCTACGGCCAGAAGGTCGCTGCGATCGAACTCAATATCTGGGGCGGGTTCACCCGGTTCGAACCGCAGATGGACAATCCGCGCGACAAAGCGGCGATGACGAGCTTCGTCATCTCCATCGTCGGCCCCATCGTCAACATCGTTCTGGCTCTGCTGGGATGGTGGTGCCTCAGCGCCGCCAGCCCCACCTCGGTGCCTTGGCTGCTGCTCATCGCCGTCACCTTCGCCAACGTCGCCCTCGGCGCCATCAACCTGCTGCCGGGCATCCCGCTCGACGGCGGCTGGGCGCTGCAGGCGATCATGTGGCGCATCACCGGTTCGCAGTTCCTGGGCACGATCGTGGCCAGCTGGGTCGGACGCATCATCGCCATCGGGTTCATCGGCTGGTCGGTCATCACACCGCTGCTGGCCGGGGAACGACCCGCCCCGCTGACCGTGGCCTGGATGTCGCTCATCGCTATCATGCTGTGGTTCTCCGCCGGAGACGCCGCGACCCACGCCAAACGGGCCCGGAAGATGGAGACCTACGACCTGTCCCAGGTCATCCAACCGGCGATCGCCGCCACCTGGGACGCCGACCTGGCCGACACCCTCGACTATGCGAACACGCTCGGGAACGCGAAGGAACGCACTCTCATCGTCGTCCTCGACCAGAAGGGGCTGCCGTACGGTCTCGTCGACCGGCATGCGGCAGCCGGTCGCCTCGCCGAGACCCTCGAGGCCGTTCCCGCCGGAGAGGTCGCCCGCCCACTGGCCGGGTGGATCGGAGTGCCCAAGGACATCACGGCCCCGCACCTGCTCGAATCGCTCACCCACCGCCCCAAGGCACAGTTCAGCCTGGTCATGGACGGCAACACCCTCGTCGGAGTCATCGACCTGCAGGAGTTCTTCGACGAACTTCTCGCAGCCTGA
- a CDS encoding HAD family hydrolase: MTNHASADPAAVLWDMDGTLVDTEPYWIRAETELMNAHGLPWSEEQGLDFVGNELIVSARMMRQAGLDLPAEEIVETLMGKVIAQIRETVPFRPGALELLAELKAEGIPNVMVTMSYRPLAEAVIANCPPNSFSGLVSGDEVSAGKPDPEPYLRGAALLGLDPGECVALEDSKPGLASAEAAGTIAIGVPHFVDLEPRPGRILWDSLEGRGVADLRRLRAAQSA, encoded by the coding sequence ATGACGAACCATGCATCAGCCGACCCTGCCGCCGTCCTGTGGGATATGGACGGAACCCTGGTCGACACCGAACCGTATTGGATCCGCGCCGAGACCGAACTGATGAATGCCCATGGGCTGCCGTGGTCGGAGGAACAGGGACTCGACTTCGTCGGCAACGAGCTGATCGTCTCCGCCCGGATGATGCGGCAGGCCGGACTCGACCTGCCGGCCGAAGAGATCGTCGAGACGCTGATGGGCAAGGTCATCGCCCAGATCCGCGAGACCGTGCCGTTCCGCCCCGGTGCCCTCGAGCTGCTGGCCGAACTCAAGGCCGAGGGCATTCCGAACGTCATGGTCACGATGTCCTACCGCCCCTTGGCCGAGGCCGTCATCGCCAACTGCCCGCCGAACAGCTTCTCCGGGCTCGTCTCCGGAGATGAGGTCTCCGCAGGAAAACCGGATCCCGAACCCTATCTGCGCGGGGCGGCCCTGCTCGGCCTCGACCCGGGCGAGTGCGTGGCCTTGGAGGATTCGAAGCCGGGCTTGGCCAGTGCCGAGGCGGCCGGAACCATCGCGATCGGCGTGCCCCACTTCGTCGATCTCGAGCCCCGTCCGGGCCGCATCCTCTGGGACAGCCTCGAAGGCCGCGGTGTCGCCGACCTGCGACGCCTCCGTGCCGCACAGAGCGCCTGA
- the arc gene encoding proteasome ATPase, translated as MTETTTEVKKLREDTASLRQQLYTAGKRNEALSKTLRTARDELGRIKEEARRLTEPPNNWGTLIALGENAVTADVIVGGRRMRVAVAPEVEPEVLHAGADVLLSEGLVIIGTGDFPPVGSVVNVREFVDSQRILVGAPGDDEQVFTLAAGLVESGLRVGDAVVVDTRTHYALQVVEKPEVSSLLLEEVPDITYSDIGGLADQIEQIKDAVELPFEHPELYTEHGLKPPKGILLYGPPGCGKTLIAKAVANSLADRTGTVRTSKTYFLNIKGPELLDKYVGETERQLRLIFARAREKASAGFPVVVFFDEMESLFRTRGTGKSSDVETTIVPQLLTEIDGVEQLDNVIVIGASNREDLIDPAILRPGRLDVKIRIERPDADAARDIFEKYLTADLPLHSSVLAGHDTPAEAVAALIDSCVERMFAETPENEFVEVSYADGSKEILHFSAFASGAMIHNIVDRAKKAAIKSLLDTGERGLRPGHFEDAIAEEFSEHEDLPNTTNPDEWARISGRKGERVTHLRMMHLDTTRGAPTVPYETEIAEVRPNSDLV; from the coding sequence ATGACAGAGACCACGACCGAGGTGAAGAAGCTGCGCGAGGACACCGCGTCCCTGCGCCAGCAGCTCTACACAGCGGGCAAACGCAACGAGGCACTGTCGAAGACTCTGCGCACGGCCCGCGATGAGCTGGGCAGGATCAAAGAGGAGGCCAGGCGACTGACCGAGCCGCCGAACAACTGGGGGACACTCATCGCCCTCGGCGAGAATGCAGTGACCGCCGACGTCATCGTCGGCGGCCGCCGCATGCGTGTGGCCGTCGCCCCCGAGGTTGAGCCCGAGGTCCTGCATGCCGGAGCCGATGTGCTCCTGTCCGAAGGTCTCGTCATCATCGGCACCGGCGACTTCCCGCCCGTGGGATCGGTCGTCAACGTCCGCGAATTCGTCGACTCCCAGCGCATCCTCGTCGGAGCTCCCGGCGATGACGAACAGGTCTTCACCCTCGCTGCCGGCCTCGTCGAATCGGGACTGCGCGTCGGCGATGCCGTCGTCGTCGACACCCGCACCCACTATGCGCTGCAGGTCGTCGAGAAGCCCGAGGTGTCCTCGCTGCTGCTCGAAGAGGTCCCCGACATCACCTACTCGGACATCGGCGGACTGGCCGACCAGATCGAACAGATCAAGGATGCCGTCGAACTGCCCTTCGAACATCCCGAGCTCTACACCGAGCACGGACTCAAACCGCCCAAGGGGATCCTGCTCTACGGACCTCCCGGCTGCGGAAAGACGCTCATCGCAAAGGCCGTGGCGAACTCCCTGGCCGATCGCACCGGCACGGTGCGCACGAGCAAGACCTACTTCCTCAACATCAAAGGCCCGGAGCTGCTGGACAAGTACGTCGGTGAGACCGAACGTCAGCTGCGCCTGATCTTCGCCCGAGCGCGGGAGAAGGCCTCGGCAGGTTTCCCCGTCGTGGTGTTCTTCGACGAGATGGAATCGCTGTTCCGCACCCGCGGCACCGGCAAGTCCTCGGACGTGGAGACGACGATCGTGCCGCAGCTGCTCACGGAGATCGACGGTGTCGAACAGCTCGACAACGTCATCGTCATCGGTGCCTCGAACCGTGAGGATCTCATCGACCCTGCGATCCTGCGTCCCGGTCGCCTGGATGTGAAGATCCGCATCGAACGTCCCGACGCCGACGCGGCCCGGGACATCTTCGAGAAGTACCTCACGGCCGACCTGCCCCTGCACTCGAGCGTACTCGCCGGTCATGACACCCCCGCCGAGGCGGTCGCCGCGCTGATCGACAGCTGTGTCGAACGGATGTTCGCTGAGACACCGGAGAACGAATTCGTCGAGGTCAGCTATGCCGACGGTTCGAAGGAAATCCTCCACTTCTCTGCTTTCGCCTCCGGTGCGATGATCCACAACATCGTCGACCGTGCGAAGAAGGCGGCGATCAAGTCGCTGCTCGACACCGGTGAGCGCGGTCTGCGTCCTGGACACTTCGAGGATGCCATCGCCGAGGAATTCAGCGAGCACGAGGATCTGCCGAACACGACGAACCCCGACGAATGGGCACGGATCTCCGGGCGCAAGGGCGAGCGGGTCACTCATCTGCGGATGATGCACCTCGATACGACCAGGGGAGCCCCGACCGTGCCCTATGAGACCGAGATCGCCGAGGTGCGGCCGAACTCCGATCTCGTCTGA
- a CDS encoding DUF3054 domain-containing protein produces MATKKSHLPIALIVDLILVVLFTIVGHYTHSHNFDPQGLMTTAWPFVAALVIAWLLTAVWDRPIAPLATGTGVWAITVLVGLVLRGVTGAGGDPVAVPVSFMIVATSLNLITLVGWRLIATAVSGGSGRRRRSR; encoded by the coding sequence GTGGCAACGAAGAAATCGCATCTCCCCATCGCACTGATCGTCGACCTCATCCTCGTGGTTCTGTTCACGATCGTCGGTCATTACACACATTCTCACAATTTCGATCCGCAGGGGCTGATGACCACAGCGTGGCCCTTCGTCGCAGCCCTCGTCATCGCGTGGCTGCTCACGGCCGTGTGGGATCGGCCGATCGCTCCTCTGGCCACGGGCACCGGCGTCTGGGCGATCACCGTCCTCGTCGGGCTCGTCCTGCGCGGAGTCACCGGTGCCGGCGGGGACCCGGTTGCGGTGCCGGTGAGCTTCATGATCGTGGCGACCTCGCTCAATCTCATCACTCTGGTCGGCTGGCGCCTCATCGCCACAGCCGTCTCCGGCGGTTCGGGCCGCCGCAGACGCAGCCGCTGA
- a CDS encoding ubiquitin-like protein Pup has translation MSSQEQVQRDKSSGGGDAPVDPPEAVQGQINTQNVDSILDEIDGVLESNAEEFVKNFVQKGGQ, from the coding sequence ATGAGCTCGCAGGAACAGGTCCAGAGAGACAAATCGTCCGGTGGGGGAGACGCCCCCGTCGATCCGCCGGAGGCAGTGCAGGGACAGATCAACACTCAGAACGTCGACTCCATCCTCGACGAGATCGACGGTGTGCTCGAATCGAATGCGGAGGAGTTCGTCAAGAACTTCGTACAGAAGGGCGGCCAATGA